The window CGGCGATGGCGCCCGCGCAGTGGCGACGCAGCTCGACATCGTCGAGTGCGGCGCCGCCGATCTTTATGACCAGCTTCAGTCGAGGCCCGCTTTCTCGTCCCATCCGAACATGAGGTTCAGGTTCTGCACCGCCTGGCCGGCCGCGCCCTTCATCAGGTTGTCGAGGCAGGAAACGATGACCAAGCGGCGGCCGTCGGGCGCGAGCGCGAAGCCGAGGTCGCAGAAATTCGTGCGCAGCGAATACTGGATCTGCGGCAGCTTCGTCCCAAAGACGCGCACCCACGGGCATCCGGCATAAAACACGCGAAAGCACGCATCGATCTCCGCCTCGGTCGCCGGCTGCGCCAGCTTCCCGTAAACGGTGGAGAGGATGCCGCGCGGGATGGGCAGCAGGTGCGGCGTAAAAACGACTTGCTCGGCGGCGAGCGAAAGCTGCTCGAGTATCTCGCCGGTGTGGCGATGTCCGAAGACGGAGTACGCGGAGAGATTGTCGGCGACCTCGACGAAGTGCGTCTTCGAGGTGGGCGCCTTGCCCGCCCCGGAGACGCCGGATTTCGCGTCGCACACCACGCCGTGTTCGGCGTCGAGCAGACCGGCCTGCGCCAGCGGCGCGAGCGCGAGGATGATCGACGTGGCATAGCAGCCCGGATTCGCGACCAGCCGCGCGCCGGCCAGTTCGGCGCGGTGCAGCTCGGGCAATCCGTAGACCGCCTGCTGCTGCAGCTTTTCGTTGGCGTCCGCGTTGCCATTCTCGTGAAAGCCGTAGACGGCGCGGTTCGCGGGATCGTTCAACCGCCATGCGCCGCTCAGGTCCACGACCTTCAGGCCGCGCGCGATCGCCTGTGGAACCATCTCGCGCGAGGTCTGGTGTGGCGTGGCGAGAAAAAGCACTTCGACGCCGGCGGACGCGAGCTTCTCCCAGGTAAAGGGTTCGATGGGCAGGTGTCCGTTGCCGGAAACATGGGGAAAGGCGTCGGCCAACTCGGCAGAGTTCGCCTCTTCCCGCCCGTCCTGCTCGCGTCCCAGCAACAGCGGCTGGGCGAGTTGGGGATGGCGCGCGAGCAGGCGCGCAAGCTCAAAGCCCGCGTAACCGGTGGCCCCGACCACCGCGGTCTGGATGCCGCCGCGCATTACTCGAGCATCTCGCGGATGCGTTCCGCCAGCCTGTTCGCCGCCTTCCTGTCCGGAGAAACGATGAGGATGGAGTCGTCGCCGGCGATGGTGCCGATCGATTCCGGGAACTGCTCACCATCGAGCGCGGCGGCAACCGGCTGCGCGCTGCCCACGGAGGTCTTGAGCACGAGCAGGTTCTGCGCCACGCGCACCTCGCGCACGAACTCGCGTATCAGGCGCAGTGTGGAAGGCAGCCCGGGATCGGCGGGGTGGATGGTCTCAGGAAGCGAGTAGCCTTCTGGCGTCTTGACCAAGCCCATCTCGTGGATATCGCGCGAGAGCGTGGCCTGAGTGACGGTGAGTCCATGCTTCTTGAGCTTTTTGCGCAGCTCATCCTGGTTGGGCGCAGGCCCAACTTGCAGGACTTCCATGATCAGAGACTGCCGCGCTGGTTTGGTCATAAATGCTTACTCATGAATAATTATGCATGAGAATGCATAATTATGCGTATGTCAATAATTATTTCTTGCGCGCGTGTTGGCGCGCGCAATACGCCGGCAGCGGGTCTCAGCGAAGAACCGCTTGCGCTACACTTTCCGGCAGTGAGACTCCAGCACACTGCTCTTCTTGCCGGGCTGTTTGCGCTCGCGCTTCCCTGCCCGGCGCAGGAGAAGCTGCAGGATGCCGTAGACGCGGCGATGCGTCCGCATAAGGGAACGGCTGTCGTCCTGGACCTGCGCGCCAACAAGATCATCGCCGCTCACGACCTTGATACCGCCGCGCGACGCGTGGCGACGCCCGGCTCCACCATGAAGACCTTTGTCCTGCTCAAGCTGCTGGAAACGGGCAAGGCCAAGCCGAGCGAGCGCTACGTGTGTCCGCGGCGGTTACGCATCGCCGGGCGACGCCTGGACTGCGCGCATCCCGACCTGCCCGGG is drawn from Acidobacteriota bacterium and contains these coding sequences:
- the argC gene encoding N-acetyl-gamma-glutamyl-phosphate reductase → MRGGIQTAVVGATGYAGFELARLLARHPQLAQPLLLGREQDGREEANSAELADAFPHVSGNGHLPIEPFTWEKLASAGVEVLFLATPHQTSREMVPQAIARGLKVVDLSGAWRLNDPANRAVYGFHENGNADANEKLQQQAVYGLPELHRAELAGARLVANPGCYATSIILALAPLAQAGLLDAEHGVVCDAKSGVSGAGKAPTSKTHFVEVADNLSAYSVFGHRHTGEILEQLSLAAEQVVFTPHLLPIPRGILSTVYGKLAQPATEAEIDACFRVFYAGCPWVRVFGTKLPQIQYSLRTNFCDLGFALAPDGRRLVIVSCLDNLMKGAAGQAVQNLNLMFGWDEKAGLD
- a CDS encoding ArgR family transcriptional regulator; its protein translation is MTKPARQSLIMEVLQVGPAPNQDELRKKLKKHGLTVTQATLSRDIHEMGLVKTPEGYSLPETIHPADPGLPSTLRLIREFVREVRVAQNLLVLKTSVGSAQPVAAALDGEQFPESIGTIAGDDSILIVSPDRKAANRLAERIREMLE